Proteins co-encoded in one Prescottella sp. R16 genomic window:
- a CDS encoding BCCT family transporter — translation MTAIRNAWRGLRKPVFVPASLVILAMIAFAVIYSGTAGDAFTKLNTVITDGVGWWYILVATGFVLFALYCGLSRIGNIRLGDDDEKPEFGLLSWFAMLFSAGMGIGLVFYGVAEPLSHYVNPPQAGRVPGSTDAAANQAMELTLFHWGLHAWAIYVVVGLGLAYMTYRKGRPLSIRWLLEPLLGRKRVEGPLGHAVDVIAIVGTLFGVATSLGFGVQQISAGLEYLGWVETNNWFTIALIAVVTGLATFSVVSGVTKGLRWLSNINMGLALGLALFVLVLGPTLFLMQSWVQNLGGYIQAMPKMMLRTSPFSDDGWAGAWTIFYWGWWMSWAPFVGMFIARISRGRTIREFVFGVLLAPTIIGSLWFTIFGDSGILRQRNDGDMLVDGAVDTNTTLFHLLGGLPLGTITSVLAIAVVVFFFVTSADSGSLVIDILSFGGNLDTPKITRMYWSILEGVAAAVLLLIGGAGSLTALQTASIATAVPFSIVLVLACISMLKAFRYELATTPRYLKLSTHAVPDGNGNGNGDRGRSPEFGGPLHLIAPGVSATLAGLPPTTGNHARVDGEQHIVVAVHELPSHAVEVDPGTGQLQHAEGEPARNPVPE, via the coding sequence GTGACGGCGATACGAAACGCATGGCGAGGATTACGGAAGCCGGTGTTCGTTCCGGCATCCCTGGTCATCCTCGCGATGATCGCGTTCGCAGTGATCTACTCGGGCACCGCCGGCGACGCCTTCACCAAGCTCAACACCGTCATCACCGACGGTGTCGGCTGGTGGTACATCCTGGTCGCCACCGGATTCGTTCTCTTCGCGCTGTACTGCGGCCTGTCCCGCATCGGCAACATCCGCCTCGGCGACGACGACGAGAAACCCGAGTTCGGGTTGCTGTCGTGGTTCGCGATGCTGTTCAGCGCCGGCATGGGTATCGGACTCGTCTTCTACGGTGTCGCCGAACCGCTGTCGCACTACGTGAATCCGCCTCAGGCCGGCCGGGTTCCGGGATCGACCGACGCGGCCGCCAACCAGGCGATGGAACTGACCCTGTTCCACTGGGGCCTGCACGCGTGGGCCATCTACGTCGTCGTCGGCCTCGGCCTCGCCTACATGACGTACCGGAAGGGCCGGCCACTGTCGATCCGCTGGCTCCTCGAACCGCTACTGGGCCGCAAGCGTGTCGAAGGACCCCTCGGTCACGCCGTCGACGTCATCGCGATCGTCGGCACCCTGTTCGGTGTCGCCACCTCCCTGGGCTTCGGTGTCCAGCAGATCTCGGCGGGACTCGAATACCTCGGCTGGGTCGAGACGAACAACTGGTTCACGATCGCGCTCATCGCCGTCGTCACCGGCCTCGCCACGTTCTCCGTGGTCAGCGGCGTCACCAAGGGGCTGCGCTGGCTGTCGAACATCAACATGGGCCTGGCCCTCGGACTGGCACTGTTCGTGCTCGTCCTCGGACCCACCCTGTTCCTCATGCAGTCGTGGGTGCAGAACCTCGGCGGCTACATCCAGGCCATGCCCAAGATGATGCTGCGCACCTCCCCGTTCTCCGACGACGGCTGGGCCGGCGCCTGGACGATCTTCTACTGGGGCTGGTGGATGAGCTGGGCGCCGTTCGTCGGCATGTTCATCGCCCGCATCTCCCGCGGCCGCACCATCCGCGAATTCGTGTTCGGTGTGCTGCTCGCCCCCACCATCATCGGGTCGCTGTGGTTCACGATCTTCGGTGACTCCGGCATCCTGCGGCAGCGCAACGACGGAGACATGCTCGTCGACGGGGCCGTCGACACCAACACCACCCTGTTCCATCTCCTCGGCGGACTGCCGCTGGGGACGATCACCAGCGTCCTCGCGATCGCCGTCGTCGTGTTCTTCTTCGTCACCTCCGCCGACTCCGGCTCCCTCGTCATCGACATCCTGTCGTTCGGCGGCAACCTGGACACCCCGAAGATCACCCGCATGTACTGGTCGATCCTCGAAGGCGTCGCGGCCGCCGTCCTGCTGCTCATCGGCGGCGCCGGATCCCTCACCGCACTACAGACCGCGTCGATCGCCACCGCCGTCCCGTTCTCGATCGTCCTGGTCCTCGCGTGCATCTCGATGCTCAAGGCGTTCCGCTACGAACTGGCCACCACCCCGCGCTACCTGAAACTGTCGACGCACGCCGTGCCCGACGGCAACGGCAACGGCAACGGCGACCGGGGACGCAGTCCGGAGTTCGGTGGGCCACTGCACCTGATCGCACCCGGTGTGTCCGCGACCCTGGCCGGTCTGCCCCCCACCACCGGGAACCATGCCCGTGTCGACGGCGAACAGCACATCGTCGTCGCCGTCCACGAACTGCCGTCCCACGCCGTCGAAGTCGACCCCGGCACCGGTCAGCTGCAACACGCGGAAGGCGAGCCGGCCCGCAATCCCGTACCGGAGTGA
- a CDS encoding acyl-CoA carboxylase subunit beta: MDTGNRSDWEPLLADLAERKTAARAMGGPGKLARYRTPGRLDARSRIDALLDAGSFTELGPLTGDPAVPADAFVAGTGTIDGRPVTVGAEDFTVAGGSIGTAAASKRTRAAESALRNRTPLIMMLEGAGHRATNALERNRPAPNDLQAIADLSGIVPTVAVVTGPSAGHGALAAPLSDFVVMVDGHGALFTAGPPLVAASTGEQVDKQTLGGPQVAIDASGVAHNLVDSDSAALALVRRYLSYLPSSAWQRPPRDGAGDIGERALPELLDLVPVNPRRAYDMRAVVDAVADTGTVTEIQPTYGPSIVTALTRIGGYPVAVVANQPAVAAGAITVDAADKAAAFLQMAGAFHLPVLFLADNPGVMAGTAAERAGILKAGARMFAAQHRLRGPKFHVTVRKAFGFGSSVMGMNPYDDQTMTLAFPAVTLGGIPADVGGRTAKEDDATRRALVDNETSGPWGLARTLIYDDVIDPRDLRNILLRGLAASVHDTPVGPVGHYGYLR; this comes from the coding sequence GTGGACACGGGGAACAGATCCGACTGGGAACCGCTGCTCGCCGATCTCGCCGAACGCAAGACGGCCGCCCGCGCGATGGGCGGGCCCGGGAAACTGGCCCGCTACCGGACCCCCGGACGACTCGACGCCCGCAGCCGGATCGATGCCCTGCTCGACGCCGGATCGTTCACCGAGCTCGGGCCGCTCACCGGTGATCCGGCCGTCCCGGCCGACGCGTTCGTCGCCGGCACCGGCACCATCGACGGCCGTCCCGTCACCGTCGGTGCCGAGGACTTCACCGTCGCCGGCGGCTCGATCGGCACCGCCGCCGCCTCCAAACGCACCCGCGCCGCAGAATCGGCTCTGCGCAACCGGACCCCGCTGATCATGATGCTCGAGGGGGCCGGGCACCGGGCCACCAACGCGCTCGAACGGAATCGGCCCGCACCCAACGATCTTCAGGCCATCGCCGACCTGTCCGGGATCGTCCCCACCGTCGCGGTCGTCACCGGACCGTCCGCCGGGCACGGCGCGCTGGCCGCACCGCTGTCCGACTTCGTGGTCATGGTCGACGGCCACGGTGCACTGTTCACGGCCGGACCGCCGCTCGTCGCCGCCTCCACCGGGGAGCAGGTCGACAAACAGACCCTCGGCGGACCGCAGGTGGCGATCGACGCGTCCGGTGTCGCCCACAATCTCGTCGACTCCGATTCCGCCGCACTGGCACTGGTGCGGCGCTACCTGTCGTATCTGCCGAGCAGTGCGTGGCAGCGGCCGCCTCGGGACGGCGCCGGTGACATCGGGGAGCGGGCGCTTCCGGAACTCCTCGACCTCGTCCCCGTGAACCCGCGACGCGCCTACGACATGCGGGCGGTCGTCGACGCGGTGGCCGACACCGGAACCGTCACCGAGATCCAGCCCACGTACGGGCCGTCGATCGTCACCGCGCTGACCCGTATCGGCGGGTACCCGGTTGCCGTCGTCGCGAACCAACCGGCCGTCGCGGCAGGCGCGATCACCGTCGACGCAGCCGACAAGGCGGCGGCGTTCCTGCAGATGGCCGGGGCGTTCCACCTGCCGGTGTTGTTCCTCGCCGACAACCCCGGCGTGATGGCCGGCACCGCCGCGGAGCGGGCCGGCATCCTCAAGGCCGGTGCCCGTATGTTCGCGGCACAGCATCGGCTACGGGGACCGAAATTCCATGTGACGGTGCGCAAGGCGTTCGGGTTCGGCAGTTCCGTGATGGGCATGAACCCGTACGACGACCAGACCATGACGCTGGCGTTCCCGGCCGTCACACTCGGCGGCATTCCCGCCGATGTCGGTGGCCGCACCGCGAAGGAGGACGACGCCACCCGTCGTGCCCTCGTCGACAACGAGACGTCCGGGCCGTGGGGACTGGCGCGGACCCTGATCTACGACGACGTGATCGACCCGCGCGACCTGCGGAACATTCTGCTGCGCGGCCTGGCGGCGAGTGTGCACGACACCCCGGTCGGCCCGGTCGGGCACTACGGTTACCTGCGCTGA
- a CDS encoding RidA family protein, with the protein MAEQWETDYGYSDAVRSGDLLFCSGQVGLEEDGSVPSDPVRQYELAFETLGTLLGKHGAGPQDIVELTTFHTDYPNHMADFMAVKAKFQGDARPAWTAIGAAALGMPGILVEIKATARIA; encoded by the coding sequence ATGGCGGAGCAGTGGGAGACCGACTACGGCTACTCGGATGCGGTGCGCAGTGGTGATCTGCTGTTCTGCTCCGGCCAGGTCGGCCTCGAGGAGGACGGGAGCGTTCCGTCGGATCCGGTGCGGCAGTACGAGTTGGCGTTCGAGACGCTGGGGACACTGCTCGGGAAGCACGGTGCCGGACCGCAGGACATCGTGGAGTTGACGACCTTCCACACGGACTACCCGAACCACATGGCCGACTTCATGGCGGTGAAGGCGAAGTTCCAGGGGGACGCGCGTCCGGCGTGGACCGCGATCGGGGCCGCCGCCCTGGGGATGCCGGGCATCCTGGTGGAGATCAAGGCGACGGCCCGAATCGCGTAG
- a CDS encoding HsmA family protein → MLALAIIVITFALVFYSIGVWSERIQKTLEWWHAGAFALGLLCDASGTVLMSRISDGSSDTETSTFDQIMIITGAIAIVLMAVHLVWAIVVLLRDRPSEKAQFHKFSLVVWTIWLVPYFTGAVGAMTG, encoded by the coding sequence ATGCTGGCACTTGCGATCATTGTCATCACGTTTGCCCTGGTCTTCTACTCCATCGGCGTCTGGTCGGAGCGCATCCAGAAGACTCTCGAGTGGTGGCATGCGGGAGCCTTCGCCCTCGGACTGCTCTGCGACGCGAGCGGCACCGTCCTGATGAGCCGGATATCCGACGGCTCGTCGGACACCGAGACGTCGACCTTCGACCAGATCATGATCATCACCGGTGCCATCGCGATCGTCCTCATGGCGGTCCATCTCGTGTGGGCGATCGTCGTTCTGCTCCGCGATCGCCCGTCCGAGAAGGCACAGTTCCACAAGTTCAGCCTGGTCGTCTGGACGATCTGGCTGGTTCCCTACTTCACCGGCGCGGTCGGCGCGATGACGGGGTGA
- a CDS encoding multicopper oxidase family protein: MSGGISRRAFTRGLGYTIGAVGLGAACNATARGQDLGDLANIDPARPLLFASPHLEPFVDDLPRLPQLTGTGIELRAGSTIHRFHRDLAPSPALSYGGVDYLGPTVEAHRDDPLTVTYRNDITVHPLAADFDTTLHGVTDQDRTTVPTSMHLHGAVTPPEHDGHPMFLQRPGQGHVHHYPNGHEAAGLWYHDHAMGITRLNVYAGLAGAFLLRDRHDTGTTANAWGLPSGEFEIPLVMQEKLFTADGHQSYRVSPLLPPGRWDPATPGDVGVVNGKVWPILDVARGMYRLRLLNAASFSIWNLFFGNRMRFWIIGTDSGLLPAPVPSTAIRLAPGERADILVDFGGLDPGTTVDLCNDEPPPLGVAQRGVRPMPLFCRFRVATGQGRPATVPETLRGGPGQPDALGPVPVPQTQRTVTVLQLPDPATGGVLMSLNNLQFGDPDIETPRQGTVEQWNIVNVSPEPHPIHLHLVSFRVLGRQDIDVDRYVRDHPQPPVGTKWAPPVDDYVTSPLHPPQPWETGPKDTVVADVGTVTRVVAEFPTADRLGFDPDATFGTAPAPEGHDGHPMPAAGPLQGYVWHCHMLDHEDHDMMLGFRAVAP, from the coding sequence ATGAGCGGTGGCATCTCGCGGCGCGCCTTCACCCGCGGACTCGGATACACCATCGGGGCGGTCGGACTCGGAGCGGCCTGCAACGCCACGGCCCGCGGCCAGGACCTCGGTGACCTCGCGAACATCGACCCCGCCCGGCCGCTGCTGTTCGCGTCGCCGCACCTCGAACCGTTCGTCGACGACCTACCCCGGCTGCCGCAGCTCACCGGCACCGGTATCGAACTGCGCGCCGGCAGCACCATCCACCGCTTCCACCGCGACCTCGCCCCGTCACCGGCCCTCTCGTACGGCGGCGTCGACTACCTCGGTCCCACCGTCGAAGCGCACCGCGACGACCCGCTGACCGTCACCTACCGCAACGACATCACCGTCCACCCCCTCGCCGCCGACTTCGACACCACCCTCCACGGCGTCACCGACCAGGACCGCACCACCGTTCCCACCTCCATGCACCTGCACGGCGCCGTCACCCCGCCCGAACACGACGGCCACCCCATGTTCCTGCAACGTCCCGGACAAGGCCACGTCCACCACTATCCGAACGGCCACGAGGCCGCCGGCCTCTGGTACCACGACCACGCCATGGGCATCACCCGTCTCAACGTGTACGCGGGCCTCGCCGGCGCCTTCCTGCTCCGCGACCGCCACGACACCGGCACGACAGCGAACGCGTGGGGGCTCCCGTCCGGCGAATTCGAGATCCCCCTCGTCATGCAGGAGAAACTGTTCACCGCCGACGGACACCAGAGCTACCGCGTCTCCCCGCTGCTCCCACCCGGACGCTGGGACCCCGCCACCCCCGGCGACGTCGGTGTCGTCAACGGAAAAGTGTGGCCGATACTCGACGTGGCCCGCGGCATGTACCGGCTCCGGCTCCTCAACGCGGCATCGTTCAGCATCTGGAATCTGTTCTTCGGCAACCGGATGCGCTTCTGGATCATCGGCACCGACAGCGGGCTGCTACCCGCTCCGGTGCCGTCCACCGCCATCCGTCTCGCCCCCGGTGAGCGCGCCGACATCCTCGTCGACTTCGGTGGCCTCGACCCCGGCACCACCGTGGACCTGTGCAACGACGAACCCCCGCCCCTCGGCGTCGCGCAACGTGGCGTCCGGCCCATGCCCCTGTTCTGCCGCTTCCGCGTCGCCACCGGGCAGGGCCGCCCCGCCACCGTGCCGGAAACGCTGCGCGGTGGCCCGGGGCAACCGGACGCACTCGGCCCCGTGCCCGTCCCGCAGACCCAGCGCACCGTCACCGTCCTGCAACTACCCGACCCCGCCACCGGCGGAGTCCTCATGTCCCTCAACAACCTCCAGTTCGGAGACCCGGACATCGAGACGCCCCGTCAGGGCACCGTCGAACAGTGGAACATCGTCAACGTCAGTCCCGAGCCACACCCGATCCACCTGCACCTGGTCAGTTTTCGTGTCCTCGGACGCCAGGACATCGACGTCGACCGGTACGTCCGGGACCACCCGCAGCCACCCGTCGGCACCAAATGGGCGCCGCCCGTCGACGACTACGTCACCTCACCACTGCATCCACCGCAGCCGTGGGAGACCGGACCGAAGGACACCGTCGTCGCCGACGTCGGCACCGTCACCCGCGTGGTCGCCGAATTCCCGACCGCCGACCGGCTCGGCTTCGACCCCGACGCCACGTTCGGCACCGCCCCGGCACCGGAGGGGCACGACGGCCACCCGATGCCGGCAGCAGGACCCCTGCAGGGCTACGTGTGGCACTGCCACATGCTCGACCACGAGGACCACGACATGATGCTCGGCTTCCGTGCGGTCGCACCATGA
- a CDS encoding PepSY domain-containing protein: MLLPETPRRRTCAAILAGIAIVALAGCGDSDDNSATSPPTVTTTTEPSPGATDPASPATGNTDGAAGETPAPAGDAEALDRAGGTAVGAVPGSTLISIEREGGGTWEVQVVTPDGVEHGADVSADGTQIVAGPTVDDEDADDRAKHQARIQAARLDYAAAADAVRAAIPGAAITELNLDDHGGATVWEADVYTDPGIKHEVTVDAVTGQVQWR; encoded by the coding sequence ATGCTCCTCCCGGAAACTCCCCGCCGGCGAACCTGCGCCGCGATCCTCGCCGGTATCGCAATCGTCGCGCTCGCCGGATGCGGTGACAGTGACGACAATTCCGCCACCTCGCCTCCCACGGTGACCACGACGACGGAACCGTCACCCGGCGCGACGGATCCGGCGTCCCCGGCGACGGGAAACACCGACGGTGCGGCGGGGGAGACGCCCGCCCCGGCCGGTGACGCGGAGGCTCTCGACCGGGCCGGGGGCACCGCCGTCGGCGCCGTCCCGGGCAGCACCCTGATCTCCATCGAACGCGAGGGCGGCGGCACGTGGGAAGTCCAGGTCGTCACACCCGACGGCGTCGAACACGGGGCGGACGTCTCCGCGGACGGGACGCAGATCGTGGCCGGTCCCACCGTCGACGACGAGGATGCGGACGACCGGGCGAAGCATCAGGCGCGGATCCAGGCGGCCCGTCTCGACTACGCGGCGGCAGCGGACGCGGTCCGTGCCGCGATCCCGGGCGCCGCGATCACCGAACTGAATCTCGACGATCACGGCGGCGCCACGGTGTGGGAGGCGGACGTCTACACCGATCCGGGAATCAAGCACGAGGTGACGGTCGACGCGGTCACCGGACAGGTGCAGTGGCGCTGA
- a CDS encoding Fur family transcriptional regulator, translating into MQSGDHDFDARTRLRDAGLRVTAPRIAVLDMVAAHPHSDADAVATEVRRRLGSVSTQAIYDVLGACVRVGLLRRIEPAGSPARYETRTADNHHHLVCRSCGTVVDVDCVVGHAPCLEPSDRHGFEIDEAEVVFWGLCPDCRSDSAKTGAQTVTSSQNQDDVPGTGGSITSKTATAHQRQGGFAK; encoded by the coding sequence ATGCAATCAGGAGACCACGATTTCGACGCCCGCACCCGGCTGCGTGACGCCGGTCTGCGGGTCACGGCACCTCGGATTGCAGTCCTGGACATGGTTGCCGCGCATCCACATTCGGATGCCGACGCCGTAGCCACCGAGGTGCGACGCCGACTCGGATCGGTGTCGACCCAGGCGATCTACGACGTGCTCGGCGCCTGTGTGCGGGTGGGTCTGCTGCGTCGTATCGAGCCCGCGGGTTCGCCGGCGCGGTACGAGACCCGCACCGCCGACAATCATCACCACCTGGTGTGCCGCTCGTGCGGCACGGTCGTCGACGTCGACTGCGTCGTCGGCCACGCTCCCTGCCTGGAGCCCTCTGATCGCCACGGCTTCGAGATCGACGAGGCCGAGGTCGTGTTCTGGGGCTTGTGTCCCGATTGCCGCAGCGATTCGGCGAAAACCGGGGCACAGACCGTTACCAGCTCACAGAATCAAGACGATGTGCCCGGAACGGGTGGGTCGATCACCTCGAAGACAGCCACAGCCCATCAGCGCCAAGGAGGCTTCGCAAAATGA
- a CDS encoding catalase has product MTSAESRPTTNNFGIPVASDDESLTAGTQGPILLHDHYLIEKLAQFNRERVPERIVHAKGGGAFGELVVTGDVSKYTKAKFLQPGKKTESLVRFSTVAGEQGSPDTWRDPRGFAMKFYTEEGNYDLVGNNTPIFFIKDPIKFPDFIRSQKRLPGSGLRDHNMQWDFWTLRPETAHQVTWLMGDRGIPKTWRHMDGFGSHTYQWVNAAGERFWVKYHFKTDQGIEFLTQAEADTLAGSDPDYHRADLYNAIERGEFPSWTMKVQVMPVADAEGYRFNPFDLTKVWSQQDYPLIEVGKWTLNRNPENFFAQIEQASFEPSNVVPGIGFSPDKMLLGRVFSYADAHRYRIGTNYADLPVNAPKNQVNSYSKEGAMRYTFNSADTPVYAPNSFGGPHADPSAAGDEGLWAFDGEAVRAGYIEHPEDGDFTQAGTLVREVLDDAARERLVSNVVGHVLGGVQEPVLSRVFEYWKSVDADLGKKIEDGVRTGLK; this is encoded by the coding sequence ATGACGTCCGCAGAATCACGTCCGACCACGAACAACTTCGGAATCCCGGTCGCCAGCGACGACGAATCGCTCACGGCGGGAACGCAGGGCCCGATCCTTCTGCACGATCACTACCTGATCGAGAAGCTCGCGCAGTTCAACCGTGAGCGGGTCCCGGAGCGCATCGTGCACGCCAAGGGCGGCGGTGCGTTCGGCGAGCTGGTCGTCACCGGTGACGTCAGCAAGTACACGAAGGCGAAGTTCCTGCAGCCCGGCAAGAAGACCGAGTCGCTGGTGCGGTTCTCCACTGTCGCCGGTGAGCAGGGCAGCCCCGACACCTGGCGCGACCCGCGCGGTTTCGCGATGAAGTTCTACACCGAGGAAGGCAACTACGACCTCGTCGGCAACAACACGCCGATCTTCTTCATCAAGGATCCGATCAAGTTCCCGGATTTCATCCGTTCGCAGAAGCGGCTCCCGGGCTCGGGTCTGCGCGACCACAACATGCAGTGGGACTTCTGGACGCTGCGCCCGGAGACCGCGCACCAGGTGACGTGGCTGATGGGTGACCGCGGCATCCCGAAGACGTGGCGGCACATGGACGGTTTCGGCTCGCACACCTACCAGTGGGTGAACGCGGCCGGTGAACGCTTCTGGGTGAAGTACCACTTCAAGACCGACCAGGGCATCGAGTTCCTCACGCAGGCCGAGGCCGACACCCTCGCCGGTTCGGACCCCGACTACCACCGCGCCGACCTGTACAACGCGATCGAGCGTGGCGAGTTCCCGAGCTGGACCATGAAGGTGCAGGTCATGCCCGTCGCCGATGCGGAGGGCTACCGCTTCAACCCGTTCGACCTGACGAAGGTGTGGTCCCAGCAGGACTACCCGCTCATCGAGGTCGGCAAGTGGACGCTCAACCGGAACCCGGAGAACTTCTTCGCGCAGATCGAGCAGGCGTCCTTCGAGCCGTCGAACGTGGTACCCGGCATCGGGTTCAGCCCCGACAAGATGCTGCTGGGCCGCGTCTTCTCGTACGCCGACGCCCACCGGTACCGCATCGGCACCAACTACGCCGACCTGCCGGTGAACGCGCCGAAGAACCAGGTGAACTCCTACTCCAAGGAGGGCGCGATGCGGTACACGTTCAACTCCGCCGACACCCCGGTGTACGCGCCCAACTCGTTCGGTGGGCCGCACGCCGACCCGTCGGCCGCCGGTGACGAGGGCCTGTGGGCGTTCGACGGTGAAGCGGTGCGCGCCGGGTACATCGAGCACCCGGAGGACGGCGACTTCACCCAGGCCGGAACCCTGGTCCGCGAGGTGCTCGACGACGCGGCCCGCGAGCGGCTGGTGAGCAACGTCGTCGGCCACGTTCTCGGTGGGGTGCAGGAACCGGTCCTCTCCCGCGTCTTCGAATACTGGAAGAGCGTGGACGCCGACCTCGGCAAGAAGATCGAGGACGGTGTGCGCACCGGCCTGAAGTGA
- a CDS encoding metal-dependent hydrolase, which yields MVMGATHAMSGAAVGLAVADLLPADWGGPTSTAETFAFAGVCAGAALLPDLDTAQSTVARSFGPVSKALASGVDTVSLAVYRVTKGRKDPNRRGGHRTFTHTALFAAGLGAGVSALVGQFGRPALIVTLFFTLGLALRGLFGHWARDKGWLAVTVAAAFLSILTWQWFPDEVGSTGLGVAVALGCAVHCLGDMITKEGVPFLAPFVPFGGRRWWELRLPSFLAIRAGGGVERAFLGPALTIVTVALAVWSIDGAPEAITDALRNSVQMSE from the coding sequence ATGGTGATGGGTGCAACCCATGCAATGTCCGGTGCCGCGGTCGGCCTCGCCGTCGCGGATCTACTGCCCGCGGACTGGGGAGGGCCCACCTCGACCGCCGAGACGTTCGCGTTCGCCGGGGTGTGCGCCGGCGCGGCGCTGCTACCGGATCTCGACACCGCCCAGTCCACCGTCGCCCGCTCGTTCGGCCCCGTTTCGAAGGCGCTGGCCTCCGGGGTCGACACGGTCTCGCTCGCCGTGTACCGGGTGACGAAGGGGCGCAAGGACCCCAACCGGCGCGGCGGGCACCGCACGTTCACCCACACCGCACTGTTCGCGGCCGGGCTCGGTGCAGGTGTGTCGGCGCTGGTCGGCCAGTTCGGCCGGCCGGCCCTGATCGTCACCCTGTTCTTCACGCTCGGGCTGGCGTTGCGCGGACTGTTCGGGCACTGGGCCCGGGACAAGGGCTGGCTCGCGGTCACCGTGGCCGCCGCGTTCCTGTCGATCCTCACGTGGCAGTGGTTCCCCGACGAGGTGGGCTCGACCGGACTCGGGGTCGCGGTCGCCCTCGGCTGCGCCGTGCACTGTCTAGGAGACATGATCACCAAGGAGGGGGTGCCGTTCCTGGCCCCGTTCGTGCCGTTCGGGGGACGGCGGTGGTGGGAGCTGCGGTTGCCGTCGTTCCTGGCGATCCGGGCCGGCGGCGGTGTCGAACGAGCGTTCCTCGGCCCGGCGCTGACGATCGTGACCGTCGCGCTCGCGGTGTGGTCGATCGACGGCGCACCCGAGGCGATCACCGACGCACTCCGGAACTCGGTGCAGATGTCCGAGTGA